In Halorubrum sp. PV6, a single window of DNA contains:
- a CDS encoding DUF192 domain-containing protein, with protein MNRRLLVIVGTLAGVSLLSVAALAANPALLVADYETTTVEVVDGETGASLATVEARVADGFRKQYVGLSATDELADDEGMLFVHDRSAERAYVMRGMSFGLDILFVAPNGTVTRIHEATPERRPYTRYTGTGRYVLEVPRGWTERHGVTPGDRLRFDRIAAATRASAATKPISPSQASTQT; from the coding sequence GTGAACCGCCGCTTGCTCGTCATCGTCGGCACACTCGCCGGTGTCTCCCTCCTGTCTGTCGCCGCGCTCGCGGCGAACCCGGCCCTGCTCGTCGCTGACTACGAGACGACGACGGTCGAGGTCGTCGACGGCGAGACGGGCGCCTCGCTCGCGACGGTCGAGGCACGGGTCGCAGACGGGTTCCGCAAGCAGTACGTCGGCCTCTCCGCGACCGACGAGTTGGCCGACGACGAGGGGATGCTGTTCGTCCACGACCGGTCCGCCGAGCGCGCCTACGTCATGCGCGGGATGTCGTTCGGACTCGATATCCTCTTCGTCGCGCCCAACGGCACCGTCACCCGAATCCACGAGGCGACGCCCGAACGGCGCCCGTACACCCGGTACACGGGCACCGGCCGGTACGTCCTCGAAGTGCCCCGCGGCTGGACCGAGCGACACGGCGTCACCCCCGGCGACCGGCTCCGATTCGACCGAATCGCCGCTGCGACCCGCGCGTCGGCCGCGACGAAACCGATTTCACCTTCGCAGGCGTCGACTCAGACATGA
- a CDS encoding 50S ribosomal protein L10, giving the protein MSSVRQTETIPEWKQEEVDELVDFIESFNSVGIVGVAGIPSRQLQAMRRELHGSADVRMSRNTLTVRALEAVNDGVEDLTQYVSGQVALIGTNDNPFGLFKQLEASKTPAPINAGEVAPNAVVIPEGDTGVDPGPFVGELQTVGAAARIQDGSIMVTEDSQVLDEGEVVDDDLANVLTELGIEPKEVGLDLKGVYSEGVLFEPDELEIDVEEYEADLRSAAAAARNLSVNAAYPTAATAGTLLAKASGEAKSVGLFAEIESPDVVPDLIGKADAQLRALAAQIDDDEALPEELQGVEAAPAPETDDTETAEQAEEEDDTDDAEAADADDADDDGDDDGGEGLGAMFG; this is encoded by the coding sequence ATGAGCTCGGTTCGTCAAACCGAGACGATTCCGGAGTGGAAACAGGAGGAAGTCGACGAGCTCGTCGATTTCATCGAGTCGTTCAACTCCGTCGGGATCGTCGGCGTCGCCGGCATCCCGAGCCGTCAGCTTCAGGCCATGCGCCGCGAGCTGCACGGCTCCGCCGACGTTCGGATGAGCCGCAACACGCTCACCGTTCGCGCGCTCGAAGCCGTCAACGACGGCGTCGAGGACCTGACCCAGTACGTCTCTGGACAGGTCGCGCTCATCGGCACGAACGACAACCCCTTCGGCCTCTTCAAGCAGTTGGAGGCCTCGAAGACGCCCGCCCCGATCAACGCGGGCGAGGTCGCCCCCAACGCCGTCGTCATCCCCGAGGGTGACACGGGCGTCGACCCCGGCCCGTTCGTCGGCGAGCTCCAGACCGTCGGAGCCGCCGCGCGCATCCAGGACGGCTCGATCATGGTCACCGAGGACTCACAGGTCCTCGACGAGGGCGAAGTCGTCGACGACGACCTCGCCAACGTCCTGACCGAACTCGGCATCGAGCCGAAGGAAGTCGGGCTCGACCTCAAGGGCGTCTACTCCGAGGGCGTCCTGTTCGAGCCGGACGAGCTGGAAATCGACGTCGAGGAGTACGAGGCGGACCTCCGCTCGGCGGCCGCCGCCGCGCGGAACCTCTCCGTCAACGCCGCGTACCCGACCGCCGCCACCGCCGGGACCCTTCTCGCGAAGGCCTCCGGCGAGGCCAAGTCGGTCGGCCTGTTCGCGGAGATCGAGAGCCCGGACGTCGTGCCCGACCTCATCGGGAAGGCCGACGCCCAGCTCCGCGCGCTCGCGGCGCAGATCGACGACGACGAGGCGCTTCCCGAGGAGCTACAGGGCGTCGAAGCCGCCCCGGCTCCCGAGACGGACGACACCGAAACAGCAGAACAGGCGGAGGAAGAAGACGACACGGACGATGCTGAGGCAGCCGACGCCGACGACGCCGACGACGATGGCGACGACGACGGCGGCGAGGGTCTCGGCGCGATGTTCGGATAA
- a CDS encoding MBL fold metallo-hydrolase, whose translation MRVTLLGTGDTTGTPTVGCDCDTCAAARERDVSRSRFSVHVANERTGESLLVDFSPDFRSQFLDNDVPLPDAGLVTHIHFDHLDGLGNVYRLVDGLPVHAPSETDPATDESVAETIRAKYDYLEDRIGVHARAPFEPFETCGFKVRFVPVDHPPLLCYGVVIEDPETGGTLALTGDTSYDVPERSREALAGADLLLADAIVPAALCEHHPIGGRHEGPDGVPRTFGTKHMTREGALALADELDADRTRLVHLAHYYPPEEAFEEPLAVDGETYEL comes from the coding sequence ATGCGGGTCACCCTGCTCGGCACCGGCGACACGACCGGGACGCCGACGGTCGGCTGCGACTGCGACACCTGCGCCGCGGCGCGCGAGCGAGACGTGTCGCGCTCGCGGTTCTCCGTCCACGTGGCCAACGAGCGCACCGGCGAGTCGCTGCTCGTCGATTTCAGCCCCGACTTCCGGAGCCAGTTCCTCGACAACGACGTTCCGCTGCCCGACGCGGGCCTCGTGACGCACATCCACTTCGATCACCTCGACGGCCTCGGCAACGTCTACCGGCTCGTCGACGGGCTCCCGGTCCACGCGCCGTCGGAGACGGATCCGGCAACCGACGAGAGCGTCGCGGAGACGATCCGCGCCAAGTACGACTACCTCGAAGACCGGATCGGCGTCCACGCCCGCGCCCCGTTCGAGCCGTTCGAGACGTGCGGGTTCAAGGTACGATTCGTCCCCGTCGACCACCCGCCGCTTCTGTGTTACGGCGTCGTCATCGAAGACCCCGAGACGGGCGGGACGCTCGCGCTCACCGGCGACACGAGCTACGACGTTCCGGAGCGGTCCCGCGAGGCGCTCGCCGGCGCCGACCTGTTGCTCGCCGACGCCATCGTGCCGGCGGCGCTCTGTGAACACCACCCGATCGGCGGGCGCCACGAGGGGCCGGACGGCGTCCCGCGCACCTTTGGCACGAAGCACATGACCCGAGAAGGGGCGCTCGCGCTCGCCGACGAGCTCGACGCCGACCGAACCCGACTCGTCCACCTCGCGCACTACTACCCGCCCGAGGAGGCGTTCGAAGAGCCGCTCGCGGTCGACGGCGAGACGTACGAGCTGTAG
- a CDS encoding SHOCT domain-containing protein, which produces MTGLLRRVAWNVRHRWRRIFVVLVVGAGVAAPLVTGLWWSLPLVWFFGLFVLLPVFHTLTKPVPDADGDDADAPADPALRALRERYARGEIDDAEFERKLDRLLATEDAETVDRSSSDVLAERVRDGLRREVERVRE; this is translated from the coding sequence ATGACCGGTCTGCTCCGCCGGGTCGCGTGGAACGTTCGCCACCGCTGGCGGCGGATCTTCGTGGTCCTCGTCGTCGGCGCCGGCGTCGCCGCCCCCTTGGTAACCGGCCTCTGGTGGTCGCTGCCGCTCGTCTGGTTCTTCGGGCTGTTCGTCCTGTTGCCCGTCTTCCACACGCTGACGAAGCCGGTTCCTGACGCTGACGGCGACGACGCCGACGCGCCAGCCGACCCCGCCCTCCGCGCGCTCCGCGAGCGCTACGCTCGCGGCGAGATAGACGACGCGGAGTTCGAGCGCAAACTCGACCGGCTCCTGGCGACCGAAGACGCGGAGACGGTCGACCGCAGCAGCAGCGACGTCCTCGCCGAGCGCGTCCGCGACGGCCTCCGGCGCGAAGTCGAGCGCGTCCGAGAGTGA
- a CDS encoding DNA primase — protein sequence MDALDAKYPFFATAREAVADAAVSLPELVAADAPAVKRARERVERALLDGTIVSESGAFPAESAYDVQAELLSYPIARILVSLLDSQPAIEKYAAAEASTAIHRIREDLATDGELRSMSTPTVDLDDVLAEFDLADAVRAEPVRPSAGAGGPAGAGAGSQSGRDPDQYWIGVGPYLRLTSPSWGPSWRLVNRALADGEVRVSREELLDALEAAIEDRVGEGLPFELAAGEGIAAELESGVADLKRLLSERTYSGPVDVVAPDLFPPCMQNLIAKTERGTDLTPPESFALMAFLVGIGMSPDEVVAFCADTSLDAEGIRYQTEYLSDDRGSQYPPPTCETLANYGICHNEDDHMQVAADPLAYYETRVEEAESVTDWREQHAAADGK from the coding sequence ATGGACGCGCTCGACGCCAAGTACCCGTTCTTCGCGACCGCCCGAGAGGCGGTCGCGGACGCCGCGGTGTCGCTGCCGGAGCTCGTCGCGGCCGACGCGCCGGCGGTCAAGCGCGCACGCGAACGCGTCGAACGCGCCTTACTCGACGGGACTATCGTCTCCGAGAGCGGCGCCTTCCCCGCCGAGTCGGCGTACGACGTGCAGGCCGAGCTGCTCTCGTACCCGATCGCGCGGATCCTGGTCTCGCTTTTGGACTCACAGCCCGCCATCGAGAAGTACGCCGCGGCGGAGGCGTCGACGGCGATACATCGGATCCGCGAGGACCTCGCGACGGACGGCGAACTGCGATCGATGTCGACGCCGACCGTCGACCTCGACGACGTGCTCGCCGAGTTCGACCTCGCTGACGCGGTGCGGGCGGAGCCGGTTCGACCGAGCGCGGGAGCCGGCGGTCCGGCCGGGGCGGGAGCCGGATCACAGAGCGGGCGCGACCCGGATCAGTACTGGATCGGCGTGGGGCCGTACCTCCGGCTCACGTCGCCGTCGTGGGGGCCGTCGTGGCGGCTCGTCAACCGCGCGCTCGCCGACGGGGAGGTCCGGGTGTCGCGCGAGGAGCTGTTAGACGCGCTCGAGGCCGCGATCGAAGACCGAGTCGGGGAGGGGCTCCCGTTCGAACTGGCGGCCGGCGAGGGTATCGCGGCCGAGCTGGAGTCCGGCGTCGCGGATCTCAAGCGACTGCTCTCCGAGCGGACGTACTCGGGCCCCGTCGACGTGGTCGCGCCGGACCTGTTCCCGCCCTGTATGCAGAACCTGATCGCGAAGACGGAGCGCGGGACGGATCTGACCCCGCCGGAGTCGTTCGCGCTGATGGCGTTTCTCGTCGGGATCGGGATGTCGCCCGACGAAGTGGTCGCGTTCTGTGCCGACACGAGCCTCGACGCCGAAGGAATTCGCTACCAGACCGAGTACTTAAGCGACGACCGAGGCAGCCAGTACCCACCGCCGACCTGCGAGACGCTCGCGAACTACGGTATCTGTCACAACGAAGACGACCACATGCAGGTCGCCGCCGACCCGCTCGCCTACTACGAGACGCGCGTGGAGGAGGCCGAGAGCGTGACTGACTGGCGGGAACAGCACGCGGCGGCGGACGGCAAGTGA
- a CDS encoding acyl-CoA carboxylase subunit beta, with protein MDDRIENLRERREEAALGGGEERIESQHDKGKMTARERIDYFLDDGTFHEFDRFRTHRNHKFGTEEQQIPGDGVVTGYGEVNGRKTFVFAHDFTVFGGSLGEVFAEKVCKVMDKAMDVGAPVVGLNDSAGARIQEGVASLGGFAEIFRRNTEASGVVPQISAIMGPCAGGAVYSPAITDFTFMVKDTSHMFITGPDVIETVTGEEVSFEELGGAVTHSSTSGVAHFAEESEEDALDDIARLLSYLPANNVEDPPRVEPWDDPERADEDLGDIVPDAPRKPYDMKDVIGSVVDEGSFFEVQEDFAKNIVVGFGRLDGHSVGIVANNPRVNAGTLDIESSQKGARFVRFCDAFNIPIVTFEDVPGFMPGTDQEHNGIIRHGAKLLYAFSEATVPLLTVITRKAYGGAYCVMSSKHIGGDVNYAWPTAEIAVMGPKGAVNVLYREELAEADDPDARRQELIDEYREEFANPYSAADRGFVDDVIEPAETRARLIDDLTMLKGKRSDAPEKKHGNIPI; from the coding sequence ATGGACGACCGTATCGAGAATCTCCGCGAGCGCCGCGAGGAGGCAGCGCTCGGCGGCGGCGAAGAGCGGATCGAGTCCCAACACGACAAGGGGAAGATGACGGCGCGCGAGCGCATCGACTACTTCCTCGACGACGGGACGTTCCACGAGTTCGACCGGTTCCGCACCCACCGGAACCACAAGTTCGGAACCGAGGAACAGCAGATACCGGGCGACGGGGTCGTCACCGGCTACGGCGAGGTGAACGGCCGGAAGACGTTCGTCTTCGCGCACGACTTCACCGTCTTCGGCGGGTCGCTCGGCGAGGTGTTCGCGGAGAAGGTGTGTAAGGTGATGGACAAAGCGATGGACGTGGGCGCGCCCGTCGTCGGGCTGAACGACTCCGCGGGCGCTCGGATTCAGGAGGGCGTCGCCTCCCTCGGCGGGTTCGCGGAAATCTTCCGGCGAAACACCGAGGCGTCCGGCGTGGTTCCCCAGATATCGGCGATCATGGGCCCGTGTGCCGGCGGTGCCGTCTACTCCCCGGCGATTACGGATTTCACGTTCATGGTCAAGGACACCTCGCACATGTTCATCACCGGCCCGGACGTCATCGAGACCGTCACGGGCGAGGAGGTGAGTTTCGAAGAACTCGGCGGGGCGGTCACGCACTCGTCGACCTCGGGTGTCGCGCACTTCGCGGAGGAGAGCGAGGAGGACGCGTTAGACGACATCGCGCGGCTGCTCTCGTATCTCCCCGCCAACAACGTGGAGGACCCGCCGCGCGTCGAGCCGTGGGACGACCCGGAGCGGGCCGACGAGGACCTCGGCGACATCGTCCCCGACGCCCCGCGGAAGCCGTACGACATGAAAGACGTGATCGGCAGCGTCGTCGACGAGGGGTCCTTTTTCGAGGTCCAGGAGGACTTCGCGAAGAACATCGTCGTCGGGTTCGGCCGCCTCGACGGCCACTCGGTCGGTATCGTCGCCAACAACCCCCGCGTGAACGCCGGCACGCTCGACATCGAGTCGAGCCAGAAGGGCGCGCGGTTCGTCCGCTTCTGTGACGCGTTCAACATCCCCATCGTCACCTTCGAGGACGTACCCGGCTTCATGCCCGGCACCGACCAGGAGCACAACGGGATCATCCGCCACGGCGCGAAGCTGCTGTACGCGTTCTCGGAGGCGACGGTGCCGCTCTTGACCGTCATCACCCGGAAGGCGTACGGCGGCGCCTACTGCGTGATGTCCTCGAAGCACATCGGCGGCGACGTGAACTACGCGTGGCCGACCGCCGAGATCGCCGTGATGGGGCCGAAAGGCGCGGTCAACGTCCTCTACCGCGAGGAACTGGCCGAGGCCGACGACCCCGACGCGCGCCGGCAGGAGCTCATCGACGAGTACCGCGAGGAGTTCGCGAACCCGTACAGCGCCGCCGACCGCGGCTTCGTCGACGACGTCATCGAGCCCGCGGAGACCCGCGCGCGGCTGATCGACGACCTGACGATGCTCAAAGGGAAGCGCTCGGACGCGCCCGAGAAGAAGCACGGAAACATCCCGATCTGA
- a CDS encoding acetyl-CoA carboxylase biotin carboxylase subunit — protein MFDKVLVANRGEIAVRVMRACAELGVDTVAVYSDADKHAGHVRHADEAYNVGPARAADSYLDGEAVVEAAQAAGADAIHPGYGFLAENADFAARVESTDGITWVGPSSDAMERLGEKTHARRVMDDADVPIVPGTTEPVTEVGAVTEFGDEHGYPVAIKAEGGGGGRGMKVVESADEAEEALESARREGEAYFSNDSVYLERYLQNPRHIEVQIVADDPEGDGSLDESDVVHLGERDCSLQRRHQKVIEEGPSPALSDELREKIGEAARRGVAAADYTNAGTVEFLVEENVERDPAEPLGPDTPFYFLEVNTRIQVEHTVTEELTGIDIVKEQLRVAAGEGLSVAQNDVELDGHAIEFRINAENAAADFQPANEGRLETYDPPGGIGVRVDDALRQGDELVTDYDSMIAKLIVWGSDREECLARSKRALAEYELDGVVTIVPFHRLMLDDERFVAGTHTTNYLDEELDEAKITEAQEKWGTESTSGSDDEEVSEREFTVEVNGKRFEVELEERGAPAIQVPEAGGDGGGQRPPQATDDGDADDGVDIAEGGEAVTAEMQGTILSVDVDEGDEVAAGDVVCVLEAMKMENDVVAERGGTVESVHVGEGDSVDMGDPLVVLE, from the coding sequence ATGTTCGACAAGGTTCTGGTCGCGAACCGCGGGGAGATAGCGGTTCGGGTGATGCGCGCCTGTGCGGAGCTGGGTGTCGACACCGTCGCCGTGTACAGCGACGCGGACAAACACGCGGGTCACGTCCGACACGCGGACGAGGCCTACAACGTGGGACCGGCCCGCGCGGCCGACTCGTATCTCGACGGGGAGGCGGTCGTCGAGGCCGCGCAGGCGGCCGGCGCCGACGCGATCCACCCCGGATACGGGTTCCTCGCCGAGAACGCCGACTTCGCCGCCCGCGTCGAGTCGACGGACGGGATCACCTGGGTCGGCCCGTCGAGCGACGCGATGGAGCGACTCGGCGAGAAGACGCACGCGCGGCGCGTGATGGACGACGCCGACGTCCCCATCGTTCCGGGGACGACGGAGCCGGTCACAGAGGTCGGCGCGGTGACCGAGTTCGGCGACGAGCACGGCTACCCCGTCGCCATCAAGGCAGAGGGCGGCGGCGGCGGTCGCGGCATGAAGGTCGTCGAGAGCGCCGACGAGGCCGAGGAAGCGCTCGAATCCGCGAGACGCGAGGGCGAGGCGTACTTCTCGAACGACTCCGTCTACCTCGAACGCTACCTGCAGAACCCGCGCCACATCGAAGTCCAGATCGTCGCGGACGACCCCGAAGGCGACGGCTCGCTCGACGAGAGCGACGTAGTCCACCTCGGCGAGCGCGACTGCTCGCTCCAGCGCCGCCACCAGAAGGTGATAGAGGAGGGGCCCTCGCCCGCGCTCTCCGACGAACTGCGCGAGAAGATCGGCGAGGCCGCCCGTCGGGGCGTCGCGGCCGCCGACTACACCAACGCCGGCACGGTGGAGTTCCTCGTCGAAGAGAACGTCGAACGCGACCCCGCGGAGCCGCTCGGTCCCGACACGCCGTTCTACTTCCTCGAAGTCAACACCCGAATTCAGGTCGAACACACCGTCACGGAGGAGCTGACGGGGATCGACATCGTAAAAGAGCAGCTTCGAGTCGCCGCCGGGGAGGGGCTCTCGGTCGCGCAGAACGACGTCGAACTCGACGGCCACGCGATCGAGTTCCGGATCAACGCCGAGAACGCGGCCGCCGACTTCCAGCCTGCCAACGAGGGGCGGCTAGAGACCTACGACCCGCCGGGCGGGATCGGCGTTCGCGTCGACGACGCGCTCCGGCAGGGCGACGAACTCGTGACGGACTACGACTCGATGATCGCGAAGCTGATCGTGTGGGGCAGTGATCGCGAGGAGTGTCTCGCACGCTCGAAGCGCGCGCTCGCGGAGTACGAACTCGACGGCGTCGTCACCATCGTCCCGTTCCACCGGCTGATGCTCGACGACGAGCGATTCGTCGCCGGCACGCACACGACGAACTACCTGGACGAGGAGTTAGACGAGGCGAAGATTACGGAGGCCCAAGAGAAGTGGGGCACCGAGTCGACGAGCGGGAGCGACGACGAGGAGGTGTCGGAACGCGAGTTCACCGTCGAGGTGAACGGCAAGCGCTTCGAGGTGGAGCTCGAAGAGCGCGGCGCGCCGGCGATCCAAGTGCCGGAGGCCGGCGGCGACGGCGGCGGCCAGCGCCCCCCGCAGGCGACCGACGACGGCGATGCCGACGACGGCGTCGACATCGCCGAGGGCGGCGAGGCGGTGACCGCGGAGATGCAGGGAACGATCCTCTCGGTCGACGTCGACGAGGGCGACGAGGTCGCCGCCGGCGACGTGGTCTGCGTCCTCGAAGCGATGAAGATGGAAAACGACGTGGTCGCCGAGCGCGGCGGGACCGTCGAGAGCGTCCACGTCGGCGAGGGCGACAGCGTCGACATGGGCGACCCGCTGGTCGTCCTCGAGTAG
- a CDS encoding TRAM domain-containing protein, translated as MADCPLADDCPSFDERIQGMGCQHYGNKGGAEWCNHYDMPIYELKQQPVQPGEQVVVEVDDIHESGAGVGRTDDGFIVLVDGLLPPARAEVRIHRVKSSHATAQEVVERLPEDPEDADDADGDVDGDADGDDADEDDEGGRRRDRPDRERLGSRENFWGK; from the coding sequence ATGGCGGACTGTCCACTCGCCGACGACTGCCCGAGTTTCGACGAGCGAATCCAGGGGATGGGGTGTCAACACTACGGCAACAAAGGCGGTGCCGAGTGGTGTAACCACTACGACATGCCCATCTACGAACTGAAACAGCAGCCGGTCCAGCCCGGCGAGCAGGTCGTCGTCGAGGTCGACGACATCCACGAGAGCGGGGCCGGCGTGGGGCGCACCGACGACGGCTTCATCGTCCTCGTCGACGGCCTGCTTCCCCCGGCCCGCGCCGAGGTCCGGATCCACCGCGTGAAGTCGAGCCACGCGACCGCCCAGGAAGTCGTCGAGCGGCTCCCCGAGGACCCTGAGGACGCGGACGACGCGGACGGCGACGTCGATGGGGACGCCGACGGCGACGACGCAGACGAGGACGACGAGGGCGGCCGGCGCCGCGACCGTCCAGACCGCGAACGGCTCGGAAGCCGAGAGAACTTCTGGGGCAAGTAG
- a CDS encoding Tfx family DNA-binding protein, whose protein sequence is MVADDGATGADAAPDPDGVDAATLLERAGFDADESVLTRRQAEVLALRERGLRQSDIADRLGTSRANVSSVEASARSNVANARETVAFAEALAAPVRVEIEAGTDLYDAPKRVYDACDEAGVKVNQTAPDLMKTIGERAGDAVHGREVRDRLFVTVDAAGTIRVRRP, encoded by the coding sequence ATGGTCGCAGACGACGGAGCCACCGGCGCCGATGCGGCTCCCGATCCCGACGGCGTCGACGCCGCGACGCTGTTGGAGCGTGCGGGGTTCGATGCCGACGAGAGCGTGCTCACCCGCCGACAGGCCGAAGTGCTGGCGCTCCGCGAGCGGGGGCTCAGGCAGTCGGACATCGCGGACCGACTCGGCACGTCGCGCGCGAACGTCTCCAGCGTCGAGGCCAGCGCCCGCAGCAACGTGGCGAACGCCCGCGAGACGGTGGCGTTCGCGGAGGCGCTCGCCGCCCCGGTCCGGGTGGAGATCGAGGCGGGAACCGACCTCTACGACGCCCCGAAGCGCGTGTACGACGCCTGTGACGAGGCCGGCGTGAAGGTGAACCAGACGGCGCCGGACCTGATGAAGACGATCGGCGAGCGCGCCGGCGACGCGGTTCACGGTCGCGAGGTCCGGGACCGGCTGTTCGTGACCGTCGACGCCGCGGGGACGATTCGGGTGCGGCGGCCCTGA
- a CDS encoding 50S ribosomal protein L1, with product MADTIQEAVTLALDDAPERNFRETVDIAINLRDLDLNDPSNRIDESVVLPAGTGQETQIVVFAEGETAVRAQEVADQVLDSDDLEDLGDDDDRAKDLAGETDFFVAEANLMQDIGRYLGTVLGPRGKMPTPLQPDDDIVDTVNRMKNTVQLRSRDRRTFHTRVGAEDMGPDAISDNIDVIIRRLEASLEKGPLNIDGIYVKTTMGPAKEVPV from the coding sequence ATGGCAGACACAATACAAGAGGCCGTAACCCTCGCACTCGACGATGCGCCCGAGCGGAACTTCCGCGAGACCGTGGACATCGCTATCAACCTGCGAGATCTCGACCTCAACGATCCGTCGAACCGCATCGACGAGTCCGTCGTGCTGCCGGCTGGAACGGGGCAGGAGACACAGATTGTCGTCTTCGCGGAGGGCGAAACCGCCGTCCGCGCTCAGGAAGTTGCTGATCAAGTGCTTGACAGCGACGACCTCGAGGACCTCGGAGACGACGACGACCGCGCTAAGGATCTGGCCGGCGAGACCGACTTCTTCGTCGCAGAGGCCAACCTGATGCAGGACATCGGTCGGTACCTCGGTACCGTCCTCGGTCCGCGCGGGAAGATGCCTACCCCACTGCAGCCGGACGACGACATCGTCGACACAGTCAATCGGATGAAAAACACGGTGCAGCTCCGGTCGCGTGACCGGCGCACGTTCCACACTCGTGTCGGTGCCGAGGATATGGGCCCCGACGCGATCTCGGACAACATCGACGTCATCATCCGCCGACTCGAAGCGAGCCTCGAGAAGGGGCCGCTCAACATCGACGGGATCTACGTGAAGACCACGATGGGTCCCGCGAAGGAGGTGCCCGTATGA
- the rpl12p gene encoding 50S ribosomal protein P1 has translation MEYVYAALILNETGEEINEENVTGVLEAAGVDVEESRVKALVAALEDVDIEEAIQTAAAAPAAGAAAGGSADADEADEADEADEAEEAADEADDDDDEDEDDGGEGLGELFG, from the coding sequence ATGGAATACGTTTACGCTGCGCTCATCCTGAACGAGACTGGCGAAGAGATCAACGAAGAAAACGTCACCGGCGTGCTCGAAGCCGCCGGCGTCGACGTCGAGGAATCCCGCGTCAAGGCGCTCGTCGCCGCGCTGGAAGACGTCGACATCGAAGAGGCCATCCAGACGGCCGCCGCGGCTCCCGCCGCCGGCGCCGCCGCGGGCGGCTCCGCTGACGCCGACGAGGCAGACGAGGCCGACGAGGCCGACGAGGCCGAGGAAGCCGCCGACGAGGCGGACGACGACGACGACGAAGACGAAGACGACGGCGGCGAGGGCCTCGGCGAGCTCTTCGGCTAA
- a CDS encoding HVO_2922 family protein, with translation MVDETVHESRESRSRQALATYFRRIAAALGRGEPVPVDDAGTVTVDPPAEQAVEVELEREDDAVRFELEMEWPEAEGEIDADADASKADFELYEDTAGKWRWRLTHVNGNIIADGGEGYSDKRDAKAGIESVQRNAAGAHVVDADADEEAPDDGGSNATFELFRDAAEKHRWRLTHDNGNIIADSGQGYASKQKAEQGLESVKSNAVGAAVNESSPDDATTE, from the coding sequence ATGGTCGATGAAACCGTCCACGAATCGCGGGAATCACGGAGCCGACAGGCGCTCGCGACCTACTTTCGGCGCATCGCAGCGGCGCTCGGCCGAGGGGAACCGGTTCCCGTCGACGACGCCGGCACGGTGACCGTCGATCCGCCGGCGGAGCAGGCGGTCGAAGTCGAACTCGAACGCGAAGACGACGCGGTACGCTTCGAACTCGAGATGGAGTGGCCGGAGGCGGAGGGGGAAATCGACGCCGACGCCGACGCGAGCAAGGCGGACTTCGAACTGTACGAGGACACCGCCGGCAAGTGGCGGTGGCGGCTCACCCACGTCAACGGGAACATCATCGCCGACGGCGGCGAGGGGTACTCCGACAAGCGCGACGCCAAGGCTGGAATCGAGAGCGTCCAGCGAAACGCGGCGGGCGCCCACGTGGTCGACGCCGACGCCGACGAGGAGGCGCCGGACGACGGGGGGAGCAACGCGACGTTCGAGCTGTTCCGTGATGCGGCGGAGAAACACCGCTGGCGGCTCACCCACGACAACGGGAACATCATCGCCGACAGCGGGCAGGGGTACGCCTCCAAACAGAAGGCGGAACAGGGGCTCGAAAGCGTGAAATCGAACGCGGTCGGCGCTGCCGTCAACGAGTCGTCCCCGGACGACGCGACGACGGAGTAA